Proteins encoded together in one Microbacterium sp. zg-Y625 window:
- a CDS encoding methionine ABC transporter ATP-binding protein, which produces MVEGDSAIVEFRNTTKRYGAKADHLPALDDVSLSIRREEIFGVIGESGAGKTTLLELINGLTTPTSGSVTVQGIDVGGLRRTGLRGLRQGIGVVFQGIHLLSNRTVRENVALPQQLARAQGGTAVSRAEERQAVDEILAFVGLSHRADHYPAQLSGGEQQRVGLARALVSRPALLLADEPTSSLDASTTSDILRVLSDARDKLGTTVVVITHDLDVVKAICDRAALLERGRLRELFPVTKSDYRTLPSYHEQVKRELMP; this is translated from the coding sequence ATGGTGGAGGGCGACAGCGCGATCGTCGAGTTCCGCAACACGACCAAGCGCTATGGCGCGAAAGCGGATCACCTTCCTGCGCTCGACGACGTGAGCCTCAGCATCCGGCGCGAGGAGATCTTCGGGGTCATCGGTGAGAGCGGCGCCGGCAAGACCACCTTGCTTGAGCTCATCAACGGACTGACCACGCCGACCTCGGGCTCGGTCACGGTGCAGGGCATCGACGTGGGCGGCCTGCGACGCACCGGACTCCGCGGACTGCGACAGGGCATCGGTGTCGTGTTCCAAGGCATCCACCTGCTGAGCAACCGCACCGTTCGGGAGAATGTCGCTCTCCCGCAGCAGCTGGCGCGAGCGCAGGGCGGCACTGCTGTCAGCCGCGCCGAGGAGCGTCAGGCGGTCGACGAGATCCTCGCCTTCGTCGGGCTCTCGCATCGCGCCGATCACTACCCCGCGCAGCTGAGCGGTGGGGAGCAGCAACGCGTCGGCCTCGCCCGGGCCCTCGTCTCGCGGCCCGCGCTCCTGCTGGCCGACGAGCCGACGTCGTCTCTGGACGCCTCTACGACGTCGGACATCCTCCGGGTGCTGTCCGATGCCCGGGACAAGCTCGGCACCACCGTGGTCGTGATCACGCACGACCTGGACGTCGTCAAGGCGATCTGCGATCGCGCGGCGCTGTTGGAGCGTGGACGGCTTCGGGAACTGTTCCCGGTGACCAAGAGCGACTACCGCACGCTGCCGAGCTATCACGAGCAGGTCAAGCGGGAGCTCATGCCGTGA
- a CDS encoding methionine ABC transporter permease — protein sequence MNQITELLSEYGDDILEALGETGYMLVVSLLAAVLIGLPLGMVVFLTQRGGIAENRAIWSVANMYINIVRSFPFLLLVVFLIPFTRAVIGTSFGTQASTLPLCFVAVAIYARLVEQILREIPPGISRVAQAMGATVPRAVFLVLLPEARPGLVYALTSAAISLLSYSTVLGVVGGGGIGDFAMRYGYQEYNDALMYITIAIIVVCVLTIQAIGNRTSVRLDHR from the coding sequence GTGAACCAGATCACCGAACTCCTCTCCGAGTACGGCGACGACATCCTCGAGGCGCTCGGCGAGACCGGGTACATGCTGGTCGTCTCCCTCCTCGCGGCGGTGCTGATCGGATTACCGCTCGGGATGGTCGTGTTCCTCACGCAGCGCGGCGGCATCGCGGAGAACCGCGCGATCTGGTCCGTGGCGAACATGTACATCAACATCGTCCGCTCCTTCCCGTTCCTGCTGCTGGTGGTGTTCCTCATCCCGTTCACGCGCGCCGTGATCGGAACCAGCTTCGGCACGCAGGCGAGCACCCTCCCCCTGTGCTTCGTGGCGGTCGCGATCTATGCGCGCCTGGTCGAGCAGATCCTGCGCGAGATCCCGCCCGGCATCTCGCGCGTCGCCCAGGCGATGGGGGCCACCGTGCCGCGGGCGGTGTTCCTCGTGCTGCTGCCGGAGGCGCGCCCCGGGCTCGTGTACGCGTTGACGTCCGCCGCGATCAGCCTGCTGTCGTACTCGACCGTGCTCGGCGTCGTGGGAGGCGGCGGCATCGGCGACTTCGCGATGCGATACGGCTACCAGGAGTACAACGACGCCCTCATGTACATCACCATCGCCATCATCGTCGTGTGCGTCCTGACGATCCAGGCGATCGGAAACCGCACCTCGGTCCGACTGGATCACCGCTGA
- a CDS encoding MetQ/NlpA family ABC transporter substrate-binding protein produces the protein MRASRFSVVAIAVGAVAVLAGCAAGAGADAGDDGGEVTAPVTLQVAAVTSPMTDVVEAAAEAIEDGYEIELVEVADYITANTILNDGDVYANFSQHEPYMQSFNEGNNGSLVAVQPVYNFVIAFYSKSLTDIADLPAGATIAIPDDPSNTGRALKLLAAEGIVTLDPAVDPYDATVDDIVENPKQVEFLQVPISSLNAAYEEADLVFQWPSHIAALGLNPQDDGLLTELDETFALNLVVGGDDASSEATAALTRAFTSDAVREVIESNETIEVAF, from the coding sequence ATGAGAGCCTCTCGGTTCAGCGTCGTCGCCATAGCAGTGGGAGCGGTCGCGGTGCTCGCCGGCTGCGCCGCCGGTGCCGGCGCCGATGCGGGCGACGATGGGGGCGAAGTCACCGCCCCGGTGACGCTCCAGGTCGCCGCCGTGACATCCCCGATGACCGACGTCGTCGAGGCGGCCGCCGAAGCCATCGAAGACGGGTACGAGATCGAACTCGTCGAGGTCGCCGACTACATCACGGCCAACACGATCCTCAACGACGGTGACGTCTACGCCAACTTCTCCCAGCACGAGCCGTACATGCAGTCCTTCAACGAGGGCAACAACGGCTCGCTCGTCGCGGTGCAGCCGGTGTACAACTTCGTGATCGCGTTCTACTCGAAGTCGCTGACCGACATCGCCGACCTCCCCGCCGGCGCCACGATTGCGATCCCCGACGATCCGTCCAATACCGGGCGCGCCCTGAAGCTGCTCGCGGCCGAGGGCATCGTGACGCTCGATCCCGCCGTCGACCCCTATGACGCGACCGTGGACGACATCGTCGAGAACCCGAAGCAGGTCGAGTTCCTGCAGGTGCCGATCAGTTCACTCAACGCCGCGTACGAAGAAGCGGATCTCGTGTTCCAGTGGCCGTCGCACATCGCGGCGCTCGGATTGAACCCGCAGGATGACGGCCTTCTCACCGAGCTCGACGAGACCTTCGCGCTGAACCTCGTGGTCGGGGGCGACGATGCGTCCTCGGAGGCGACGGCCGCGCTGACCAGGGCCTTCACGAGCGATGCCGTGCGCGAGGTGATCGAATCGAACGAGACCATCGAGGTCGCGTTCTGA
- a CDS encoding pilus assembly protein TadG-related protein yields MNRVRPARQQLAGDDDGSILLLSLGYAALALVLILVCVDATSLHIAHKRLDGLADAAALAGADGFTLSVVAGEPSAELTDGGVRQQAASIVEAVGTATLVSAATPDGVSARVTVATVWHPPIMTLFVPDGVPLEATATSRNALR; encoded by the coding sequence GTGAACCGGGTCCGGCCGGCGCGGCAGCAGCTCGCCGGGGATGACGACGGCAGCATTCTGCTGCTGTCACTGGGGTACGCCGCGCTCGCGCTGGTGCTGATCCTCGTGTGCGTGGATGCCACCAGCCTGCACATCGCCCACAAGCGGCTGGATGGGCTCGCGGATGCCGCCGCGCTCGCCGGAGCGGACGGGTTCACCCTCTCCGTCGTCGCGGGAGAACCGTCCGCCGAGCTCACCGACGGGGGCGTCCGCCAGCAAGCCGCCTCCATCGTCGAAGCGGTCGGCACTGCGACGCTCGTGTCGGCGGCCACTCCCGACGGCGTCTCGGCGCGGGTGACGGTCGCCACGGTGTGGCATCCGCCGATCATGACACTGTTCGTTCCCGACGGCGTGCCGCTGGAGGCGACGGCGACCAGCCGCAACGCGCTGCGCTGA
- a CDS encoding TadE family protein: MPRWRASDDGAAGDDEGAAALEFILVGVILLVPLVYLIVALGAVQGQTLGVESGARHIARAVATAPDAATAAARTDAILASVVDEYGLAPDAVEVAISCTPAGAACPASGATLRVTVATRVTLPLVPSVLGLESIASVPVEAASVQKVSRFWGGG; the protein is encoded by the coding sequence ATGCCCCGGTGGAGAGCCTCGGATGACGGCGCGGCCGGAGACGACGAGGGCGCCGCCGCGCTGGAGTTCATCCTCGTCGGTGTGATCCTGCTCGTGCCGCTCGTCTACCTGATCGTCGCGCTGGGCGCCGTGCAGGGGCAGACACTGGGGGTCGAGTCCGGTGCGCGTCACATCGCGCGCGCGGTGGCGACGGCTCCGGATGCCGCGACCGCCGCCGCCCGCACCGATGCCATCCTCGCCTCGGTGGTCGACGAGTACGGTCTGGCGCCGGATGCCGTCGAGGTCGCGATCAGTTGCACGCCGGCCGGCGCTGCGTGCCCCGCCTCCGGCGCGACCCTCCGGGTGACGGTCGCGACGCGCGTGACGCTGCCGCTCGTGCCATCGGTCCTCGGGCTTGAGAGCATCGCCAGCGTGCCTGTCGAAGCAGCATCCGTGCAGAAGGTTTCCCGATTCTGGGGTGGCGGGTGA
- a CDS encoding TadE/TadG family type IV pilus assembly protein, with product MTLGDDTGSGPVEFVLVGALLTLLTLGVLQFGLAVYVRNVVHDAAVEGAFHAALADTALHEGADRTRTIIVRTVGGQFAESVAVAETTHLGHPAVRVTVRATLPLVGLLGPPEVLEVSAHAPVESLG from the coding sequence CTGACGCTCGGGGACGACACGGGGTCGGGCCCGGTCGAGTTCGTGCTGGTCGGAGCCTTGCTGACCCTGCTGACCCTCGGTGTGCTGCAGTTCGGCCTGGCGGTGTACGTGCGCAACGTCGTGCACGACGCGGCCGTTGAGGGGGCGTTCCATGCGGCGCTCGCCGATACCGCGCTGCACGAGGGTGCCGATCGCACCCGCACGATCATCGTCCGCACGGTGGGCGGGCAGTTCGCTGAGTCCGTGGCCGTTGCCGAGACGACGCACCTCGGCCACCCGGCGGTGCGGGTGACGGTGCGGGCGACGCTTCCGCTGGTGGGGCTGCTGGGTCCGCCAGAGGTCTTGGAGGTGAGCGCGCATGCCCCGGTGGAGAGCCTCGGATGA
- a CDS encoding type II secretion system F family protein, protein MSGLTELALAVVLGGGLALGLSLLVMRLPAWRGARLADRLAPYLRDTADPLGLTPLAAPALHVGAAWRAWRDALARALGGSAVISRRLRQAGWQMDAARFRARQLGWTLGGLIAGALVVVALAVAGRFSGGSILLPPIAAVAGAVVCDMRLTSAARARVTRAQEELPTVLEFLSLCLAAGEGVLDALRRVADVGSGELPAELRRVVLAVGTGSPLPDALTTLSRDLDIPALTRTVDHLVAALDRGAPLAQVLQAQATDTREDAKRVLIEQAGRKEILMLLPLVFLILPLSVLFAIFPGVFMLRVGFG, encoded by the coding sequence GTGAGCGGCCTGACCGAGCTCGCCCTCGCGGTCGTGCTCGGCGGGGGCCTGGCCCTGGGCTTGTCTCTCCTCGTGATGCGGCTGCCGGCCTGGCGAGGGGCCCGCTTGGCCGATCGGCTTGCTCCGTACCTGCGCGACACCGCTGACCCGCTCGGGCTCACCCCGCTGGCGGCGCCCGCCCTCCACGTCGGGGCTGCCTGGCGCGCGTGGCGCGATGCGCTCGCCCGGGCGCTGGGCGGCTCGGCGGTGATCTCGCGGCGCCTGCGGCAGGCGGGATGGCAGATGGATGCCGCACGCTTCCGCGCCCGCCAGCTGGGCTGGACGCTGGGCGGGCTCATCGCCGGGGCCCTGGTCGTCGTCGCGCTCGCGGTGGCCGGCAGGTTCTCGGGTGGGTCGATACTGCTGCCGCCGATCGCGGCGGTCGCAGGCGCCGTCGTGTGCGACATGCGGTTGACGAGCGCGGCGCGTGCTCGCGTCACGCGGGCGCAGGAGGAGCTGCCGACGGTGCTGGAGTTCCTCTCCCTGTGTCTCGCCGCGGGGGAGGGGGTGCTCGACGCGCTCCGCCGCGTGGCGGACGTCGGGTCGGGCGAGCTGCCGGCCGAGCTTCGCCGGGTCGTGCTGGCCGTGGGCACCGGGTCGCCCCTGCCCGACGCGCTGACGACCCTGTCGCGGGACCTCGACATCCCGGCACTGACCCGCACGGTCGACCACCTCGTGGCGGCGCTCGATCGGGGAGCGCCACTCGCCCAGGTGCTGCAGGCCCAGGCCACCGACACCAGGGAAGATGCCAAGCGGGTGCTCATCGAGCAGGCCGGCCGCAAGGAGATCCTGATGCTCCTGCCGCTGGTGTTCCTCATCTTGCCGCTCTCGGTGCTCTTCGCGATCTTTCCCGGTGTGTTCATGCTTCGAGTCGGGTTCGGGTGA
- a CDS encoding type II secretion system F family protein, whose protein sequence is MTFVWGGVLAAGLLLALSPWLWPAGARANLPRPAAEGRLDRLLAAAGFAHLGPRVLGLVTVFLALAAAAVAWLVTALPALALVAGAAGAAAPVVWLRSRAAGRRRSRRALWPDVCDLLIASVRAGMSLPDAVSSLAQSAPGELRPAFVVFARDLNASGHFDSAALRLKHTLADPAADRIIETLRMTRHVGGTELPTVLRSLSASVRADAALRAEVEARQSWIRGAAALGVIAPWVILALLALRPEGARAYGSPEGVVVVLVGAAVSVIAFRIMVRIGRLPEPRRWFA, encoded by the coding sequence ATGACGTTCGTCTGGGGTGGCGTGCTGGCGGCCGGGCTGCTGCTGGCGCTGTCCCCGTGGCTGTGGCCGGCGGGGGCGAGGGCGAACCTTCCGCGGCCGGCCGCGGAAGGCCGGCTCGACCGCCTGCTGGCGGCAGCGGGGTTCGCACATCTGGGGCCGCGCGTTCTGGGGCTGGTCACCGTGTTCCTGGCGCTTGCGGCGGCCGCCGTCGCGTGGCTCGTGACGGCCCTCCCCGCGCTTGCGCTGGTCGCGGGCGCGGCCGGTGCAGCGGCACCCGTGGTGTGGCTGCGTTCGCGGGCGGCGGGGCGTCGACGCAGCCGCCGGGCGCTCTGGCCCGATGTCTGCGACCTCTTGATCGCCTCGGTGCGCGCCGGCATGTCGCTGCCGGATGCCGTGTCGAGCCTGGCGCAGTCGGCGCCCGGCGAACTGCGCCCGGCATTCGTCGTCTTCGCCCGGGACCTGAACGCGTCGGGTCACTTCGACTCCGCCGCTCTCCGGTTGAAGCACACCCTGGCCGACCCTGCGGCGGACCGCATCATCGAGACGCTGCGCATGACCCGGCACGTGGGCGGTACCGAGCTGCCGACCGTGCTGCGCTCGCTGTCTGCGTCGGTGCGGGCAGACGCCGCGCTGCGCGCGGAGGTCGAGGCGCGGCAGTCGTGGATCCGCGGCGCCGCCGCACTGGGGGTCATCGCCCCGTGGGTGATCCTGGCGCTTCTCGCCCTGCGCCCGGAGGGTGCGCGCGCGTACGGCAGCCCGGAAGGTGTCGTGGTCGTGCTGGTGGGTGCCGCGGTGTCGGTGATCGCGTTCCGCATCATGGTGCGGATCGGCCGGCTGCCCGAGCCGCGGCGGTGGTTCGCGTGA
- a CDS encoding CpaF family protein, whose amino-acid sequence MSLAYASTGAAHIAAGVTERVRERLRAEPVDAARIAEVATEIARAEVRRHNDFALARGLAPVDDEGACVREVLAAVTGYGPLQPYLEDPTVEEVWINAPDRIFIARAGRSERLPLTLTDSAVRDLVERMLHASGRRVDLSQPFVDASLPDGSRLHVVIPDITRRHWSVNIRRFLPMFRDLDRLVAAGSLTLRAADMLRGAMAAGRSVLISGATHSGKTTLLGALIAACPPEHRIVTVEETFELAVDAEDLVALQGRQPSLEGTGEVTLRRLVKEALRMRPDRLIVGEVRDAEALDLLLALNTGVPWAASIHANSAQQALAKLAALPLLAGRNIDPGFVVPAVAASVHLVVHCEKDATGHRRVAEIIAPTGRVHDGVVEARSLYRAGVG is encoded by the coding sequence GTGAGCCTGGCCTACGCGTCGACCGGAGCCGCCCACATCGCGGCGGGGGTCACCGAGCGCGTGCGCGAGCGGCTGCGCGCCGAGCCCGTCGATGCCGCCCGCATCGCTGAGGTGGCTACGGAGATCGCGCGGGCCGAGGTGCGCCGTCACAACGACTTCGCCCTTGCGCGCGGGCTGGCCCCCGTCGATGACGAGGGCGCGTGCGTGCGAGAGGTGCTCGCGGCGGTCACCGGCTATGGGCCGCTGCAGCCGTATCTCGAGGACCCGACGGTGGAAGAAGTCTGGATCAACGCGCCGGACCGCATCTTCATCGCCCGGGCGGGGCGCAGCGAACGGCTGCCCCTGACGTTGACGGATTCCGCCGTACGGGACCTCGTGGAGAGGATGCTGCATGCCAGCGGTCGCCGCGTGGACCTCAGCCAGCCGTTCGTCGACGCATCGCTTCCCGACGGGTCGCGCCTGCACGTGGTGATCCCCGACATCACGCGCAGGCACTGGTCGGTGAACATCCGCCGGTTCCTCCCGATGTTCCGCGACCTCGACCGGCTCGTCGCCGCGGGCTCGCTCACCCTGCGGGCCGCCGACATGCTGCGCGGGGCGATGGCAGCCGGCCGCAGCGTGCTCATCTCGGGAGCGACCCACAGCGGCAAGACGACGCTCCTCGGCGCGCTCATCGCCGCGTGCCCGCCGGAACACCGCATCGTGACGGTGGAGGAGACCTTCGAACTCGCCGTCGACGCCGAGGACCTCGTTGCCCTGCAAGGGCGGCAGCCGAGCCTCGAGGGAACGGGCGAGGTGACGCTGCGGCGCCTGGTCAAGGAGGCGCTGCGCATGCGCCCCGACAGGCTGATCGTCGGCGAAGTGCGTGACGCCGAGGCACTGGACCTGCTGCTGGCCCTGAACACGGGGGTGCCCTGGGCCGCCAGCATCCACGCCAACTCGGCGCAGCAGGCGCTGGCGAAGCTCGCCGCGCTGCCGCTGCTGGCAGGCCGCAACATCGACCCGGGGTTCGTGGTGCCCGCCGTCGCGGCATCCGTCCATCTCGTCGTGCACTGCGAGAAGGATGCCACCGGGCACCGCCGCGTGGCGGAGATCATCGCGCCCACCGGACGGGTGCATGACGGGGTCGTCGAGGCGCGGTCCCTGTACCGGGCAGGCGTCGGATGA
- a CDS encoding thermonuclease family protein: MRGATARRRPRARVWVPLVLLLIAALVVIGLSLSAEGLRADRPGAEASAAQAVDVLAITDGDTIDTTAGKVRLIGIDTPERGEVGFADAGAELGAFLSAGPVTLVAVTGNDDTDRYGRLLRYVRVDGRDAGAHMLQTGWATARYDSRDGYDGHPLEEEYIALDTAHAMPTAPTPAAEPVEPPAGEAVGEAVGDGTDPRFDSCREANAHGYGEYEATVDPEYDWYRDGDGDGWACER; the protein is encoded by the coding sequence ATGCGCGGCGCCACCGCCCGACGCCGTCCGCGCGCCCGAGTATGGGTGCCGCTCGTCCTGCTCCTCATCGCGGCCCTCGTGGTCATCGGCCTGTCGCTCTCGGCCGAAGGACTGCGCGCGGATCGGCCCGGCGCGGAGGCCTCCGCCGCGCAGGCCGTGGACGTGCTGGCCATCACCGACGGCGACACCATCGACACCACGGCGGGCAAGGTGCGCCTGATCGGCATCGATACCCCGGAGCGGGGCGAGGTGGGCTTTGCGGATGCCGGGGCCGAGCTCGGCGCCTTTCTGTCCGCCGGCCCGGTGACCCTGGTCGCCGTCACCGGCAACGACGACACCGACCGGTACGGGCGGCTGCTCCGCTACGTGCGGGTCGACGGCCGTGACGCGGGCGCCCACATGCTGCAGACCGGATGGGCGACGGCCCGATACGACAGCCGCGATGGCTACGACGGGCACCCGCTCGAAGAGGAGTACATCGCGCTCGACACCGCGCACGCGATGCCCACCGCCCCCACCCCGGCGGCGGAGCCCGTCGAGCCCCCGGCAGGCGAGGCCGTGGGCGAGGCCGTGGGCGACGGGACCGACCCGCGGTTCGACAGCTGCCGCGAGGCCAACGCCCACGGCTACGGCGAATACGAGGCCACCGTCGATCCCGAGTACGACTGGTACCGCGACGGTGACGGCGACGGCTGGGCGTGCGAGCGCTGA
- a CDS encoding helix-turn-helix transcriptional regulator gives MPSPDTRAQLIDTISEAVHARTCVVLVGLPGSGRRDAMARLRVRFADEDWTIASVTGFHADGPPLESLALSGFAPPAPAATAALAAATQALASLSAERPALLLIEQADQLDEASTSAVAAAIGIGDLTAVASIRPPFPGYTRIEAALSRRETTALWMPALPFEDIHRLISDALGGSVNTDAAGRIYALSGGLPGIARSIAVEARRAGRLVRRGAQWSAERDLWSPALAVTLSRFADGLTEAERDGCWILAELGPSSPETVRQALPWSVVTALDDRGLVRFVDADAGSLVALFPPVLEDHLRHRARSARGRQAAELVATGRAAAPETPTRRPESERPALHAPLGWSSSPEAAAILGRVLREDAARRVAITREDWQEKPTAVTAVAHLQALVDDAAGPQQVDAVLSAVDNTALPPDRDTVRLRIWEIIYRALVRHDPHGAMALLDRTRREIPVAVTVLNAIEQHIRLVVTGIGPAELPPYPTAAEIDEVHRLSRPSPSLSLPRSHAVDVVRLVRGEVLLSGARTSDALADFADLSPTDPLRRDPYSIPSLAQLCDGDIEGAVRRSQRELDLARGTLDRTRIEPHGYVVALGLLLQGRLGTLRDHLTSMFAVNAPAVLVPDSRAGLLSISAALSLWEANLPSARAMVAQVEDLELSGGPFPLIGADVSAAALAVARGVPPAEATRAAWERTGHLIDEGHLLAAVFDGVRLIDLHVDLEATARLTQVAYSAQGTLLPALGAFLEGAVAQSPDQLLAAAGTLREQDLGLYGTRAHAMAIRRLRDAGRADDAARESQRLRRAVQAAGDDLSLLLSARFDPATVLTPREREVARLIAAGGTNRDVAEKLVVSERTIDNHLYRIFRKLGVNTREELAGLV, from the coding sequence ATGCCGTCCCCGGACACGCGCGCCCAGCTGATCGACACGATCAGCGAAGCGGTGCACGCGCGCACGTGCGTCGTGCTCGTGGGCCTGCCGGGGTCGGGGCGCCGCGACGCGATGGCCCGGTTGCGGGTGCGCTTCGCGGATGAGGACTGGACGATCGCCTCGGTCACCGGCTTCCACGCCGACGGGCCTCCGCTCGAGTCCCTGGCCCTCTCGGGTTTCGCCCCGCCTGCGCCCGCCGCGACCGCCGCCCTCGCCGCAGCGACACAGGCCCTGGCCTCCCTGAGCGCGGAGCGCCCCGCGCTGCTCCTGATCGAGCAGGCCGATCAGCTCGATGAGGCGTCGACGTCAGCAGTCGCCGCCGCGATCGGCATCGGGGACCTCACCGCCGTCGCATCCATACGCCCGCCCTTCCCCGGGTACACACGCATCGAGGCCGCGCTGTCGCGGCGCGAGACCACCGCACTGTGGATGCCGGCCCTCCCCTTCGAGGACATCCATCGACTCATCTCGGACGCCCTGGGTGGCAGCGTGAACACCGACGCCGCCGGCCGCATCTATGCGCTTTCGGGCGGACTGCCGGGCATCGCCCGCTCCATCGCCGTCGAAGCCCGCCGGGCCGGCAGGCTGGTGCGGCGCGGGGCGCAGTGGTCGGCAGAACGGGACCTGTGGAGCCCTGCTCTGGCGGTGACCCTCTCGCGGTTCGCCGACGGCCTGACCGAGGCCGAGCGTGACGGATGCTGGATCCTCGCCGAACTCGGCCCCAGCAGCCCCGAGACGGTGCGACAGGCGCTGCCGTGGTCGGTCGTGACCGCCCTCGATGATCGCGGGCTGGTCCGGTTCGTCGATGCCGATGCCGGCTCCCTCGTGGCCCTGTTCCCCCCGGTGCTGGAAGACCACCTGCGTCATCGTGCCCGCAGTGCGCGCGGCAGGCAGGCCGCCGAGCTCGTCGCCACGGGCCGCGCCGCCGCGCCGGAGACGCCGACGCGCCGCCCGGAAAGCGAACGACCTGCGCTCCACGCGCCGCTGGGCTGGTCGTCGTCGCCGGAGGCCGCCGCGATCCTCGGACGCGTGCTGCGCGAGGACGCCGCCCGTCGCGTCGCGATCACGCGCGAGGACTGGCAGGAGAAGCCGACGGCAGTGACGGCGGTCGCCCACCTCCAGGCTCTGGTAGACGACGCCGCCGGACCGCAGCAGGTCGACGCCGTGCTCAGTGCCGTCGACAACACGGCGCTGCCGCCCGATCGCGACACCGTGCGGCTGCGCATCTGGGAGATCATCTATCGCGCCCTCGTCCGCCACGATCCGCACGGCGCTATGGCGCTGCTCGACAGGACCCGACGCGAGATCCCGGTGGCCGTGACAGTGCTCAACGCCATAGAGCAGCACATTCGTCTGGTCGTCACGGGCATCGGCCCCGCCGAGCTGCCGCCCTATCCCACCGCGGCCGAGATCGACGAGGTGCACAGGCTCTCCCGCCCGAGCCCCTCGCTCAGCCTGCCACGCTCGCATGCCGTCGACGTGGTGCGGCTGGTCCGCGGCGAGGTGCTGCTCAGCGGCGCTCGAACCTCCGACGCCCTCGCCGACTTCGCCGATCTCTCGCCGACGGATCCGCTGCGGCGTGACCCTTACTCCATCCCTTCCCTCGCGCAACTCTGCGACGGCGACATCGAGGGCGCCGTGCGCCGCTCGCAGCGCGAACTCGACCTGGCGCGCGGCACGCTGGATCGCACGCGCATCGAGCCGCACGGCTACGTCGTGGCCCTGGGGCTGCTCCTGCAGGGCCGACTGGGCACGCTGCGCGACCACCTGACGAGCATGTTCGCGGTCAACGCCCCGGCCGTCCTGGTGCCCGACTCGCGCGCAGGCCTGCTGTCCATCAGCGCGGCCCTCTCGCTCTGGGAGGCCAACCTTCCGAGTGCGCGCGCCATGGTCGCGCAGGTCGAAGACCTTGAGCTCAGCGGCGGCCCCTTCCCCCTCATAGGCGCCGACGTGTCCGCCGCCGCGCTGGCCGTCGCACGGGGTGTGCCCCCCGCGGAGGCGACGCGCGCGGCGTGGGAACGCACCGGACACCTCATCGACGAGGGGCACCTGCTGGCAGCGGTGTTCGACGGCGTGCGCCTGATCGACCTGCACGTCGACCTCGAGGCGACCGCGCGGCTCACGCAGGTGGCGTACTCCGCTCAGGGCACGCTGCTGCCCGCGCTGGGCGCATTCCTCGAAGGCGCGGTCGCGCAGTCGCCGGACCAACTCCTCGCCGCGGCGGGCACCCTGCGTGAGCAGGACCTCGGGCTGTACGGCACCCGCGCGCACGCGATGGCGATCCGCCGGCTCCGCGACGCCGGCCGCGCCGACGATGCCGCACGCGAATCGCAGCGCCTGCGTCGCGCAGTGCAGGCTGCCGGCGACGACCTCTCGCTGCTGCTGTCGGCGCGCTTCGACCCCGCCACCGTGCTGACCCCGCGCGAGCGGGAGGTAGCGCGCCTCATCGCCGCCGGCGGCACCAACCGAGACGTCGCCGAGAAGCTCGTCGTGAGCGAGCGCACCATCGACAACCACCTGTACCGCATCTTCCGCAAGCTCGGTGTGAACACCCGCGAGGAGCTCGCCGGGCTGGTCTGA